In the genome of Solibacillus silvestris, one region contains:
- a CDS encoding diguanylate cyclase produces the protein MTKEQIYSTSTEPLLDTPFPSFVLSPNGTLVHENISHLDYISKETKELIGKSIHDTLFSEVGDDVIETILTGSVALCLHNIPLSLKGQSSKICTLYTKPTVFLNEQAISVLCIPNEEVRLMDEEQQHLVDLKNGIHQSFMTVTLDQDGFITQTNQQFLTASHWTPKRVIGKTLWQLFPQNPESEKVVLEIWKTLQNGQVWQGEVEQLTKDEQLYWVHLTAIPMMGQTSEKNEFLLIERNITKEKKIQFQLEKIAYIDTETGMMNVHRLEQIIGEMIEEDRHFSFVYLSIDKFYTIKDLHDGVAGNSLIVEFTKRMKMYFQDSTMARINESEFVVITPLPEWFTQGFLNYLQQNPIYSGNVAVPLSLSGGITRFPEDQMTFSQLMKASLATIASVRSAGGDSIVSLSKSSHAALNRRSIVEKRLLLALDQKNLHVLYQPQVDLKSGNITAVEALVRWDDEEIGAVSPDELIPIAEETGLINNIGSFMLEKACEQAVLWKNAGHAIKVSINSSVREFRDKNMAKSILETLERTGCPANLLQIEITEKFALEAEAETGIIKQMRALEKEGIVFVLDDFGTGYGSFRYMQLLPISILKIDQTFIHSLKSKKNQQLVNGMVQLGKSMNLTVVAEGVETEEQMQFLTSIGCDFIQGYFVSKPSSTEEISSLLL, from the coding sequence ATGACAAAAGAACAAATCTATTCTACTAGTACTGAGCCACTACTAGATACCCCTTTCCCTTCTTTTGTACTCTCACCTAATGGCACACTCGTCCATGAAAATATCAGTCATTTGGACTATATATCAAAAGAGACAAAAGAACTAATAGGTAAGTCCATACACGACACGCTTTTTTCAGAAGTAGGTGACGATGTCATTGAAACCATTTTAACCGGTTCGGTAGCGTTATGTTTGCACAACATCCCTCTTTCATTAAAAGGACAATCTTCCAAAATATGTACCCTTTATACGAAGCCGACAGTTTTCTTAAATGAACAAGCGATTTCTGTTCTTTGTATTCCAAATGAAGAAGTTCGTTTAATGGATGAAGAACAGCAACATTTAGTGGACCTTAAAAATGGGATCCACCAATCATTCATGACTGTTACACTTGACCAGGACGGCTTTATCACTCAAACAAATCAGCAATTTTTAACAGCAAGCCACTGGACACCAAAACGGGTCATCGGTAAAACATTGTGGCAATTGTTCCCGCAAAATCCCGAATCAGAAAAAGTTGTTTTAGAAATTTGGAAAACATTGCAAAACGGACAAGTTTGGCAAGGTGAAGTCGAGCAATTGACAAAAGATGAGCAACTTTACTGGGTACATTTAACGGCCATTCCAATGATGGGTCAAACATCTGAAAAGAACGAGTTTTTGCTGATTGAGCGAAATATTACAAAAGAGAAAAAAATTCAGTTTCAGCTGGAGAAAATCGCATATATTGATACAGAAACAGGAATGATGAATGTTCATCGTCTGGAACAAATTATCGGGGAAATGATTGAAGAAGACCGGCATTTTTCATTTGTTTACTTAAGTATTGATAAGTTTTACACAATTAAGGATTTGCATGATGGCGTAGCCGGAAATTCCCTTATCGTAGAATTTACGAAACGCATGAAAATGTATTTCCAAGATAGTACGATGGCTCGTATTAATGAAAGTGAATTTGTCGTAATTACACCATTGCCAGAATGGTTTACACAAGGTTTCCTGAATTATTTACAGCAAAATCCAATCTACAGCGGAAATGTGGCAGTTCCCCTATCATTAAGCGGCGGGATTACACGCTTCCCGGAAGATCAAATGACTTTCTCTCAATTAATGAAGGCATCATTGGCTACGATAGCTTCTGTACGCAGTGCGGGCGGTGACAGCATCGTCTCTTTATCAAAATCTTCACATGCTGCATTAAACCGCAGATCGATTGTTGAAAAGCGATTACTGCTTGCATTAGATCAGAAAAATCTTCATGTTCTATACCAGCCTCAAGTTGATTTAAAAAGTGGTAATATTACAGCTGTTGAGGCATTAGTGCGTTGGGATGATGAGGAAATCGGCGCAGTATCACCTGATGAACTGATCCCTATCGCGGAAGAGACAGGTCTAATAAATAATATCGGTTCGTTTATGCTGGAAAAAGCATGTGAACAGGCGGTCCTATGGAAGAATGCGGGCCATGCAATTAAAGTGAGCATCAACTCTTCTGTACGCGAATTCCGTGATAAAAATATGGCCAAGTCAATTTTGGAAACACTTGAACGTACTGGCTGTCCGGCAAATTTACTGCAAATCGAAATTACCGAAAAGTTTGCATTGGAAGCTGAGGCCGAAACAGGAATTATTAAGCAAATGCGTGCACTTGAAAAAGAAGGCATCGTCTTTGTGCTTGATGACTTTGGAACAGGTTATGGCTCATTCCGTTACATGCAGCTTTTACCTATTTCCATTTTAAAAATCGACCAGACATTTATCCACTCGCTGAAATCGAAAAAAAACCAGCAGCTCGTAAACGGTATGGTACAACTAGGAAAATCAATGAATCTGACGGTCGTTGCTGAAGGTGTGGAAACAGAAGAACAAATGCAATTCCTGACAAGCATCGGCTGTGATTTCATCCAAGGTTACTTTGTAAGCAAACCAAGCTCTACAGAAGAAATTTCTTCGTTATTACTGTAA
- a CDS encoding GNAT family acetyltransferase — protein MNLSAITVSFPLDEETYEELQKLCKTAAVCDGVVLNQVMNLPIAKSYEIRGFYVLVYDDEKNLLVGAGTAVDLMGLNTYEWSMLVAPMYRHLGIGTAILNVLKDGMAMRESEGELALIMEGSHYGKEFLQKNGYLYSFSEATLEARAEVLQKEGAVTLRPFMQKDTEALVTIFSDAFGDMREESLELIEFNTTTEGLVMWTAEIDGEVVGTVTTRKEGEVQWITAFAVSPKRQRQGIGTQILNFVKDYALRSGDKTILLDVEVENMAALHVYEKAGFMKSSQLDYYIYIGL, from the coding sequence ATGAATTTATCGGCAATAACAGTGTCGTTTCCATTAGATGAAGAAACATATGAAGAATTACAGAAATTATGTAAAACAGCGGCCGTCTGTGATGGCGTAGTATTAAATCAAGTAATGAATTTACCGATAGCGAAAAGCTATGAAATACGGGGATTTTATGTTCTTGTATATGATGATGAAAAGAATTTATTGGTCGGAGCAGGTACTGCTGTCGATTTGATGGGATTAAATACGTATGAATGGTCGATGCTCGTTGCACCAATGTACCGTCACCTTGGAATTGGTACGGCAATTTTGAATGTGCTGAAAGATGGCATGGCGATGCGTGAAAGTGAAGGAGAACTTGCATTAATCATGGAAGGTTCTCATTACGGCAAAGAATTTCTTCAAAAGAATGGGTATTTATACAGCTTTTCTGAAGCGACATTGGAAGCCCGTGCAGAAGTTCTTCAAAAAGAGGGAGCTGTTACCTTACGCCCATTTATGCAAAAGGATACCGAAGCACTTGTCACGATTTTCAGTGATGCGTTTGGCGATATGCGTGAGGAGTCATTGGAATTAATCGAGTTTAATACAACGACTGAAGGCCTAGTCATGTGGACAGCCGAAATTGATGGTGAAGTTGTGGGAACAGTGACGACTCGTAAAGAAGGCGAAGTACAATGGATTACGGCATTTGCTGTTTCCCCTAAAAGACAGCGTCAAGGAATCGGTACACAAATTTTAAACTTCGTGAAAGATTATGCGCTTCGGTCAGGTGACAAGACAATTTTACTCGATGTGGAAGTCGAAAACATGGCAGCCCTTCATGTATATGAAAAAGCCGGTTTTATGAAGTCATCCCAGCTTGATTACTATATTTATATTGGATTGTAA
- a CDS encoding glycosidase has product MDCKPVDLSAYEANVHDYMNVFFMRKKNDNDWFLGFEDPLNINQTNKIIVKSGNYQRGDILKVLIVSMSTLFIEALQIAIRDKRPAWQVDTYAIQAPLFNQALRKKIKEQCIDVVVIETTNQHFALIIESLKKVKGPEVDIMLLVDSRMGEVYHLLKDEERWASVTKNTRLDEFVLLMESFKSNISNLLEVSLKELDKKILRDLAVGHTFEFIQHKRGMSAEEIDQSLYRINTYFKVPNYIESISKAFEQKIIT; this is encoded by the coding sequence TTGGATTGTAAGCCAGTAGATTTAAGTGCTTACGAAGCAAACGTTCATGATTATATGAACGTTTTTTTTATGCGAAAAAAGAACGATAATGATTGGTTTCTTGGTTTTGAAGATCCTTTAAACATTAATCAGACAAACAAAATTATAGTGAAATCAGGCAATTACCAAAGGGGGGATATTTTGAAAGTATTGATTGTTTCAATGTCTACTTTGTTTATCGAAGCATTACAAATAGCGATTCGTGATAAGCGCCCGGCTTGGCAAGTAGATACTTATGCCATTCAAGCTCCTCTTTTTAATCAGGCATTACGGAAAAAGATTAAAGAACAGTGTATTGATGTAGTGGTAATTGAAACAACAAACCAGCATTTTGCGCTGATTATTGAAAGTTTAAAAAAAGTGAAGGGCCCCGAAGTAGACATTATGCTTCTTGTAGATTCAAGAATGGGGGAGGTTTACCATCTATTAAAAGATGAAGAACGCTGGGCAAGTGTGACAAAAAATACAAGGTTGGACGAATTTGTACTACTGATGGAATCGTTTAAGAGTAATATATCAAATTTACTTGAGGTTTCATTAAAAGAGTTGGATAAAAAAATCCTAAGAGATTTAGCGGTTGGTCATACATTTGAGTTCATCCAGCATAAACGGGGGATGTCAGCAGAAGAAATTGATCAGTCACTTTATCGGATTAATACCTATTTTAAAGTACCGAATTATATCGAGTCGATCAGTAAGGCATTTGAACAGAAAATCATTACGTAG